In the genome of Terriglobales bacterium, the window CAAAGCAGAATCCGCAGCGGCGATTAAACGGTATCTGCACGACTATAACTACAAGCAAATTTCTGCGGTTCGGGATCCCGAACACGCGTTGGTCAAGCTCGCGCACGCACAGATCACGCCGGAAGCTGCGGTTTTCAATGCGAACTCCCGCCTCGTTTATCGCGGACGAATCGATAATTGGTTTCAGGGCTTCGGGCATGCTCGTCCACAGCCCACAACCCACGATCTTGAAGACGCAATTCAAGCAGCCATAGAAGGTAAGCCGATCGCAGTCGCTGAGACACAGGCCATCGGATGTTTCATTTCGGACCTACAATGAGAAGAAATCTGCGTCTGATCTTAGACATGGGAGCAGTCTGCGCATTCTCACTCACCACATTGGGTATCGTTACACACCCGGTAGTTTCTGAGCATGAGAGTCGATCGCCAGCTACCGCCGCCCAACAAATCACGTTCAACCGAGACATCGCGCCGATTATCTTCGCAAACTGCTCGGTTTGCCACCGTCCGGGAGAAGCTGGCCCTTTCCCATTGCTGAACTACGAGCAGGTGAAGAAGCACGCAAGACAAATTGCCACTGTCACTGCGTCGAAGTACATGCCTCCATGGCTGCCGGAGCCCGGTCCGTACAAATTTGCCGACGAGCGCAGCCTCACTTCTGCGCAAATTTTGACCATTCGAAAGTGGGTCGATGGAGGAGAACTCGAAGGCAACTCGGCGGATTTACCTCCGCAACCGAAGTTCGCATCCGATTGGCAAATAGGAAAACCGGATATGGTCGTGAGCGCCGACCGCGCGTTTGCTCTGCCTGCGAGCGGTACGGATCAATATTGGAATTTCATTCTGCGCGTCCCCATCAGTGAAACGCACTGGTTGAGGGCGGTTGAAATACGTCCGGGAGACAAGCGCATTGTCCATCACGCCAATATTTTGGTAGATCGCATGGAAGCTGCGCGCCAAATGGAACACGAAGGGGGCGCAGGATTCGCCGGAATGGATTTGAGAATCGAGTCGGAAGCCTTCGATCCAGACAGCCATTTCCTGTTTTGGAAACCGGGAACTGTGCCTTATGTGTATCCCGAAGGCATGTCGCTGAGGCTCGACAAAGGCACCGATCTGGTTCTCAACACGCATCTGCAGCCGTCGGGAAAGCCTGAAATGGTGCAGCCCAGCGTGGCACTTTACTTTACCGACAAGCCGGCAACGCTCCATCCAATGCTGCTTCAGATGGAAAATGATGCCGCGCTGGACATCCCGCCAGGAGCGAAACGTTTCCTCGTGGGAGACGATTTCAAGCTTCCAATCGATGCGGACCTGCTCGCGATCTATCCTCACGCACACTATCTGGGTAAGGATCTTGACGCATTCGCCATTTTTCCAAACGGAACCAGGAAGGACTTGATTCACATCAAGCAGTGGAATTTGAATTGGCAGGCGGTTTATCGGTACGAGAGGCCTGTGGCTCTCCCCAAAGGAACCACCATTTCCATGCGTTATGTGTACGACAACTCGGAGGACAACATCGCAAATCCCAACCATCCGCCGCAACGTGTAACCGCGGGCAACCGGTCCAGTGATGAAATGGCGCATCTTTGGCTTCAAGTTTTGCCGCACAAACAAGCAGGAAACAGCGAAGATCCACGCCGTCTGCTCCAGGAAGCGCTGGCACGCCACGATTTAGACAAAAATCCTGCGAATTTCGAGGCTCGTTACAACCTCGCTGCCCTGCTTCAGGCCCGGGGAAATGTGGCAGAAGCCCTCCCACAGTATGCGAAAGCGCTACAAATCAGACCCGAAGATGCCTTGGCAAATAATGCATATGCTGGCGCATTGATGTCGGCCGGCAGACTCGATGAAGCTATTCAGCGGCTCATGACCGCGCTGAAGTCGCGTCCCAGTTATTTTGACGCGCACTACAATCTGGGAAATGTCCTCGCTATGCGAGGAGATTTCCCGCATGCCGTTGCCCAATTTCGCGCTGCGGTAGAGATAAACCCGGAAGACGCAAATGCGCAGACGAACTTGGGCAGCGCTTTGGCGCAAGTGGGACAGCTTTCTGAAGCCAAACTGCACTTTGAACGAGCCCTTGAGATTAATCCAAACCATCACCTTGCGCGCGAAAACCTGCAAGAATTACAGCAGGAGATGAGTTCTCATTAGTACTTTGAATCGTTTGCGAATCAATTTTCGGCTTCTCATACGAACCTTTGAGCGACTTTTGCAGTCCTTCGCGGCGATTGTCCTCGGATTTTGCCTGCTACTGGGGCAGTTTTCCCCTGCCCAGAACACGAATTTGAGCGTTCCCGGCCCGACTCAAGCAGCAAAACCGCAAGTCGCGGACTTCGAGGATGTGGCCGAGAAAGCCGGCCTGAAGTTCGAAATTGTTTCAGGTGACAAGAACACCAAGAAGTACATCATCGAGACGACCGGCAGCGGCGTCGCCATCTTCGATTATGACAACGATGGCTGGCCCGACATCTTCATCGTCAACGGCACCACGCTCGATGCTCAGCCTGGAACGCCTGCTCCCACCAATCATCTCTTTCACAACAATCATGACGGCACCTTCACGGATGTGACCGACAAAGCCGGCCTGCGCTCCAGCGGGTGGGGACAAGGCGTCTGCGCGGGCGACTACGACAACGACGGCTTCGATGATCTCTACGTTACTTATTACGGCAAGAATCGGCTCTATCACAATGAAGGCAACGGAACATTCAAGGAAACAGCTGAAGCCGCAGGGGTTTCCGGAAACGGGAAACAGTGGGGCACCGGCTGTGCATTCGTCGATTACGACCGTGACGGCCAACTTGATCTGATGGTCTCGAACTACGTCGATTTCGACTTGGCCAACACGCCTGCTCCCGGACAGGGCACTTCATGCATGTGGAAAGGCGTCCCCGTCATGTGCGGTCCGCGCGGACTAAAGAGTGCGCCCAACGTTCTCTATCACAATCTTGGGAACGGCAAATTTGAAGACGTCAGCAAGAAAGCTGGAATCGAAAAGACTACCGGACATTACTCTTTCAGCGTGTCGACGCTTGATTTCGACAACGACGGCTGGCCCGATATCTACGTCGCGTGCGACAGCACCCCGAGCATTCTCTATCGCAACAACCACGACGGAACGTTCACGGATGTTGCGGTAGTCGCAGGCGCAGCCTTCAACGAAGACGGACGCGAGCAGGCGGGGATGGGTTCCACTGTCGCCGACTACGATGGCGATGGCCGCCTCGATATCTTCAAGACGAACTTCTCCGACGACAGCTCCACGCTGTACCACAACAACGGCGATGGAACGTTCACCGATGCCACTTATGCATCCGGCATCGGATTGCACACACAGTATCTCGGTTGGGGAACGATGTTTCTGGATTTCGACAACGACGGCTGGCCCGATCTGCTGCTGGTCAACGGCCACGTATATCCGGAGGTCGATCAGTTCAAGCTGGGCTCGGAGTATCGCGAACCGCGCATTCTGTATCACAACAGCGGCAAGGGGACATTCGACGATGTTTCGGACCGCGCCGGTCCAGCGATCCCGCGACGCGCCTCAGGCCGTGGGCTCGCTATCGGAGATCTGTGGAACAACGGCAAGATTTCTGCCGTGATCGTCAATATCGGCGATGCGCCGAGCCTGCTTGTCAACCAGATGTCGTATCCCAATCATTGGATCGCAATAAAGACGATCGGGACAAAATCGAATCGCGACGGGATCGGCGCGCGCATCACAGTGAAAGCTGGCGGACGCGCCTTCGTCGATGAAGTTCGCAGCGGCTCGAGCTACAGCTCATCTAACGATATGCGCGTACATTTCGGGCTCGGTTCGGCTGCGAAGATCGATTCGCTCGAAATCCGCTGGCCGAGCGGATTGGTTGAGACCTTCGACGCGAAGGCCGACGCCATCAATACTGTCAAAGAAGGCAGCGGTACCGCGGTGGTGACCAAAAATCCAGCGGCGAGTAAATCAACACCTGCGCGGTCGCGAATCTCGTCTCGATCGACTGTTCGCAAATGAACATCGTGCGTCGAAGGCGAACGCTGTTGACCCGCGCCACTAGCCGCTAAATCCCTGCAACGTCTGAACATCGAGGCTCCTGCCGTTGGCTACCAGCGTGCCGTACTGAACATTTCGAGTCCCACTGCCGTATCCAAATCAAACTCGAGGAGCGCTCGTGGACAAACTCCTGCAGGAACTTCGGTACGCATTTCGCCAACTGCGCAAGTCTCCCGCCTTCACGACCACTGCCGTTTTAACGCTGGCCTTCGGCATTGGAGCGAACGTCGCGGTGTTCAGCGTGATGAATGCAGTCCTGCTGAATCCGAGTGGACTCCACAACCCGCAGGGACTGGTTGCGCTGAGAGCGCGATACACGCTCGGTGGCCTGAGCAACATAAGCATCTCCGCTCCGGACTTCCAGGATTCACTGGAAGGACGCAAAGTGTTCTCCTCCGCGGCGATCATGATGCCGGGCAGCTTCAACTACACCGGATCAGACTCTCAACCGATCCGCCTGCAGGCCGCCCGCGTCTCATGGCAATGGTTCGACGTGTTCCAGGTCAAGCCGTATCTCGGCCGCAACTTCCGTCTCGAAGACGATCAGCCCAACGCGAACTACTCGGTTGTCCTCTCGTATCAAACGTGGAAGAAGCGATTCGGAGGAGACCCAAACATCGTCGGCCGCAAGCTGCAACTGAACCAGCAGAGTTATGAAGTGATCGGCGTGATGGGGCCCGAATTCGGTTGGCCCAACGACGCAGAATTCTGGACTCCGCTGGCAATGCCTCCCGGCCGATTCTTCGATCCGAATGACCGCTTCAATGAAAACCTTTTTGGTATCGCGCGCCTGCGTCCGGGCGTGACCGTCAATGAGGCGAACGCCTACCTGAACACGCGCGCTCAGGAAGAGATTGAACGCGAAGGCGCCAACAGCTTCGCGCGACGCGCGGGCTGGGGCATGTTCTCGATGCCTCTGATCGACTATGTTGCCGGAGACTTGCGTCAGCCGTTGTACCTGCTGCTGGGAGCGGTGGCTTTGGTCCTGCTGATTGCGTCATTGAACATCGCAGGATTGCAGCTTGCCCGCGCCTCCGATCGCGAACGTGAGAACTCGATCCGCGTTGCACTCGGAGCGCCTAGTGGACGGCTGATCGCACAAGCGTTCCTCGAAAGCTTCCTTCTCGCCTGCGGCGGCCTAGTGCTCGGCGTATTTCTCGCTGAAACCGTGATCCCGCTTCTGCTTCTGCTGGCGCCGGAGAATCTCGTCCGCAACATTCAGGTACACCTGGAGACTCCAGTCCTGCTCTTCGTTGCTGCCGTCGCGATCATCGCAGTATTGCTATGCGGCAGCGCTCCAGCCTGGCAGATGACGCGCTTCAAATGGGTGCAAGCTCTGCGCGACAACGGACGTTCCGATACGGGAAACCGCGCGCGTCAGCGCCTGCGCTCAGCTCTCGTCGTCTGCGAGATTGCAGTCGCGATGCTGCTTCTGGTCAGCGCCGGCCTGCTGGTCACGAGTTTGCGCAAAGTCGAGCAGGTAGAGACCGGATTCGATCCGCAAGGCCTCATTTCGGCGCGCGTCTCGCTGCCGCGGAGCGTCTACGGCACAGATGAGAAGCAGGCCGCGTTCTATACGGCGCTATTCGATCAAATCAAGAACATTCCCGGCGTGACCGACGCTGCCATCGCCGACTCGTTGCCGTTTACGAACGAAGGCGGATCAGCTTCCTTCCAAATCGAAGGACGTCCGACCGGTCCGGGAGATCCGGGCCCGCACGCCATCATTCGCGCAGTCTCCGCCGACTACTTCCGCACTCTGCGTATTCCGGTAATTCGTGGGCGCGAATTCACAACCGAAGATCGTCCGACGACGCAGAAGGTGGTCATCATCGACGAAACACTTGCCAAGCAATATTTCCCAAATCAGGACCCGCTCGGCCAGCATCTGAACTTCGGCAGCAAGGATTCCTACACCATCGTCGGTCTGGTGAAGCACGCGCGCGTCTCTTCGCTCGATTCTGATACCAGCGAAGGCATTAACTACTTGAACCTCGCGCAGAGTCCGGACACGAGCGCCTCGGTAGTGGTACGCACGCAGCTTTCCCATCCGGAACAGCTAACCGGAGCAATTGCGAATGCCGTTCACGCCGTTGACCCGAATCAGCCGATCTACGAACCGCAGACGATGGAAGAGTGGGTAGACAGCTCTTTGGTGAGCCGACGCTTCCTGGTGATACTGCTCTCTTCATTCGCCGCACTGTCGCTGTTCCTCGCAGTACTGGGGCTGTATGGCGTGGTCACTTACATGGTGAGAATGCGCGTGCGCGAGATTGGGGTGCGCATGGCTCTGGGCGCACAGCGCTCCGATGTCTTGACGATGGTGGTCAGGAGCGGTGTGCAATTGGCGCTGATCGGGTCTTTGATTGGAATTTTCGTAACTTTCGTCGCCGGACGGGCACTTTCGACGATGCTGTATCAGGTTAGCCTCTACAATCCAGGCACGCTGCTGAGCACATCCGTTCTGCTGGCGTTTGTGGTTCTTATTGCCAGCTATCTCCCGGCCCGCCGCGCAGCCAATCTGAATCCGATGGAGACGTTGCGCGACAACTAACAGAACTGCCGGCGGTAGCTAGTGGTCGGAGACCGCCAGACGGCGAACTCCGGGCGGCACGATACAGTACGGATTTTGGAAAAGCGCAGCCGCAACACACGCGGCTGCCCTACCGCTTACCGGCGGCGGTTCTGTCCATCCAGCGCTGACGACGGCTCATGACGCAAACTGCCGTAAATGCATGCGTCAACCTGCATCTAACCAGAGCAGCGGTCCACCGCTCATGAGAGCTGCTGATTGCCTGGAACGATCAATCCCGTGCAGGGGCAAAAAGAATCTTCTCCATCGAGACCGATCTCACCTCGAAGGCTGACGATTCGCACACTTCTTCGGCCGCACCTAGGAACGCTAAGTTTTGGGCTATTAGCTGTCATCGGAGAGAGCGCGGCGAACCTGCTCGAGCCGTGGCCGATCAAGATCGTTCTCGACAACGTCTTCGACTCCAAGAAGAGCAAAGACCTTTCCGGTTGGCTTGAGCATCTCGTTCACTCCCTCGCTGGCACCGACAAGCTCGTGATCCTAAAATTCGCGTGCTTAGCCGTGCTCGGGATTGCTTTACTCGACGCGGTCTGCTCCTACGCCGAGAAGTACATCACTACCAGCGTCGGGCAATGGGTGACACACGATCTGCGTCGCGCGCTGTATTCGCATCTACAGCGGCTCTCCCTTGCCTATCACGATCAGAAGCGCACCGGCGACCTGATCAGCACAGTCACGAGCGACATCGACTCCATCCAGAGCTTCATCACCTCCGGACTTCTTGGAGTGCTGATTAACCTCATCACTCTCGTCGGCATGATTGGCGTGATGCTCTACATGAACTGGCGGTTCACGCTCATTGCCCTTTCTGTTGCGCCGTTCCTGTTCGTGGTGGTCTACACCTACACGCGCCGGATTAAAAAAGCTGCACGCGAAGTACGCAAGAAAGAGAGCGAGATCGTCTCGATCATCGAAGAGGTTCTCGGGTCAATTCGCGTAGTGAAGGCCTTCTCTCGTGAAGACTATGAAGTGCGGCGCTTGGACGAAGAAAGTCTCGAAGGAGTGGAAATCGCGCTGCGGGCGCGCAGCCTGAAAGCCAAGCTCGCGCCCATCGTGCAGATCATCGTCGCGGTCGGCACCTGTCTTGTGCTTTGGTTTGGCGGACGTTTGGAGGTCACCTCAGGCACGCTGGTCGTCTTCATCATGTACTTGGCAAAGATGTACAAGCCGATGCAGGAGCTCTCGAAGATGACCGACTCCTATTCGAAAGCCCTGGTGGGCTACGAGCGAATTCAGGAAGTGCTTGAGACCGATAAAGAGGTCAAAGATCTTCCCAAATCGAAACCGGCGCCGCGTCTAAAGGGGAAAATCGAATTCAATCGCGTGAGCTTCTCGTACTCTCCGGAATCTCCCATTCTGGAAGACGTCAGCTTCAAGATCGAGCCCGGCCAAGTCGCCGCGTTCGTCGGTCCAACCGGCGCAGGCAAGACCACCATTATCAGTCTGATTCCTCGCTTTTACGATCCCAGTTCGGGAACCGTGCGGATCGATGGCATCGACATTCGCAACTTCCGCCAGCGCTCGCTCCGTCAGCAGATCAGCTTTGTGCTGCAGGAGACCGTGCTCTTCCACGGTCCAATCTGGCAGAACATCGCTTACGGCAAACCTGAAGCTCGTCGCGATGAAATCATCGGCGCAGCAGAACTGGCCAACGCAACCGAGTTCATCGAGCGCATGCCGGAGGGCTTTAACACCATCGTTGGCGAACGAGGAATGACTCTGTCCGGAGGACAGCGCCAGCGCATCGCCATCGCCCGCGCTCTCATTCGTAACACTCCCATCCTGATCCTCGACGAGCCCACCTCCGGCCTCGATGCCGGCGCAGAAAAACTCGTGGTTGAGGCCTTGGAGCGCCTGATGCGGGGCAAGACCGTTATCACGATCGCGCACCGCCTCTCGACCATTCGCGCAGCCGACGTAATCTTCGTGATCAAAGACGGCCGCATCGTCGAACAAGGTACGCACGACCAGCTCGTTAGCAGCGGAGGTCTGTACGCAGAAATGGAGCGGTTGCAAATAGGAGACGGAGAACGATCCGAAACTCTCGATGATGCTCTCGAATACCACACCGGTTCTCAGGATCGCTAGCCCTACCGGCATTGTAATGTTTTCCATTACATTGTAATATGTGTTTGTTGTGGCTTCCTCCCGACTATCCAAGGTTTACACAATCAGCTTGCCGCCCGATCTAGCGCTGAAGGCCGAGGCTCTGGCCAAGCGCGATTCTCGCAGCATGAGCGAGCTCTTTCGCGAAGCGTTCCGCACCTACTATGCGCAGCAAGCAAGACTTAGCCTGGAAGAGATCGGCGAATATGCAGCAAGCCGCAATCCAAAGCGTTATGCGGAGCGTGACGTGTCGCGCCTGATCAAAGAGGTTCGTCGAGGCCGCCGCGCCTCCCGGACGCAGTGATCGTCGTTTTGGATACCAACGTCTGGATTTCGGCGCTCCAGTTTGCAAAAGCATATGGAACACCGACGCGGGCATTAGCCAAAGCAATGAGCCAGGACGTCATCGCGACTGCCGACGAAATCGAGCAAGAAATCCTTCGCGTCTTAACTGAGAAGTTCTCATGGGATCCCGAACGGGCTGATCTCGCCCTTGAGATGGTTCTGGCTCGATCCATTCACGTGAGTCTTCGCGGAACCGTTAAGAAGTGTCGCGATCCGCACGAGGACAAATTCCTGGAGTGCGCAGCTCTCGCTCACGCCGACTTGTTGATCGCGGGAGACAAAGATCTACTGGTTCTCAAGTCGTTTGCCGGAGCACCCATCATCACTCCCGCGGAATATCTCGCGATGTAACCTTAGCCATCTTCTAAGGTTCGGAAAACAGGAGAGGAATAAATTCCCGATGTTCAAAGAATGGTAGGCCCGAATGGACTCGAACCATCGACCTCTTCCGTGTCAAGGAAGCGCTCTAACCAACTGAGCTACGGGCCTACAGAGGCAGTTTTTCTATTTTAGACACTCGCCCAACCTCGAGCAACGGTAGAGACCCATCGCAGGACGAATTAAGCCCTTCCCCCGATTGAGAGATTCGACCCAATGGCTACACTCGACTTATGGGAATGGCGGGGGATTTCGCGCGTTTGGTGCTTGGCCTGATCGTGGCCGCGTTTCATCGCCCAATCGCTGACTTCATCATGGAGCGCGAGCAGGCGTTGCTCGGCTTCTTCCGCAGTCATGGCGTTCACTTCCCTGACCCACCTAGCGAGGCCACACTGCACAATATCTACTTCGGCCTTGGACTATTCATCTCCCTGTTTTCGATCGTACGCATCTGGACGACGCTTTAAGGAACAGTCGGCAAGCTGTGCACTACTTCTTTTTGATGGGTGCGCAACTAGGCGCAAGCACCTCGATCTTCAAGACTCGAAACTCGTGCTCGGGATGGAGCTTATCGTCCGGCTTGCTGGATGAATTCGGGTCGCTGGGATCGTCCTTGTCTTTTGCCACAAAAGCGCCGCTCGCCTTTACCTGCTGGCCGATATGACTGGCGAGGTCCTCGGCGCTGCTGACTGGAACCTTGCTGCCTCTCTGAGATACGAGGACGATTCCATTTTCCGCATCTTTCACCAGACAGCCCTTCATGGAACGCACGCCACCAGGGATCGACGGACGATGCGTGCGTGGGCCCGAACTCTGGTTCCGCGGCGGCAATGATTGGGCCACCAGCAGAGTCGACATAAATAAGACCGCTACTGCTTTACTAACCAAACGAATAATTTCCTCTCTGCGAATGCTGTTATCTCGTCTCAAGGACAGCAAAAGTTGAATAGAGGCGTTTCTTCCATTCTCAGACGTCGGCCGCGAATTTGCCAAGTTACGCACAGACAAGCCTCGCGAGAGTTTTGCGCTTCCACCCTCGAATCCGTATCATCTCTCTCCGACCACAATGAACCCGCCGAGCGCAATTTCTGAAACCGAGCAGAACGAATTGCTCGCCATGGCCAAGCACGCGTACGAAAACTCCTATGCCCCGTATTCGAACTTCCGTGTGGGCGCCGCAATCCTGCTCGCGAGCGGAGAGATTTTCTATGGATGCAATGTCGAGAACGCCTCGTATGGACTCACGAACTGTGCTGAACGCACGGCGGTCTTTTCGGCAGTTGCTGCCTTGGGCCCCAAGCACGTGCGAATTCGTGCAGTCGCAGTCGTGAATGACCGCAATGTTGCCTGCTCTCCCTGCGGCGCGTGCCGGCAGGTCATGAGTGAATTCGGACCTGACGCCGAAATTTTCTATCTCGGACCGAACGGCATTCAGCGAAGCTCGATGCGGGAACTGTTGCCCCATTGTTTCGGCTCCGATTCGCTGGCCTGATCTGCAATTACAGCTATTCAGTTCTCCTGAAGTCCTGTAATCTTGCACTTCCCTCTATGACATCCAGGAGTGCCGCCGAGAGCCGATGCGCATCGTCGATCTGATTCGCCGCAAACGCGACGGACACGAACTCACGCGCGACGAAATCCAGTTCATCGTTCGTGGGTACACGCGCGGCGACTTTCCTGACTACCAGATGTCGGCATGGCTAATGGCCGTGCTGCTCAAGGGCATGTCAGGCGCGGAGATCGCCACGCTCACTGAAGCGATGCTGCACTCGGGTGTCACGCTGGACTGGTCCGACTTGGCTGGCAAGAAAGTGGATAAGCACTCCACCGGCGGCGTCGGCGATAAAACCTCTCTCATCCTCGCCCCCATCGTTGCGGCCGGTGGTCTGCTCGTGCCCATGATCAGCGGACGCGGCCTCGGCCACACCGGCGGCACGCTCGACAAACTCGAATCCATTCCGGGATTCAACGTAAACCTCGCGCCCGACAAAATGCGCGAGGTCCTGCGCAAGTGCGGCATGGTTCTCGTCGGACAGACCGAGCAGATCGTCCCGGCCGACAAAAAGATGTATGCACTGCGGGACGTGACCGGCACGGTCGAGAGCCCGGCACTCATCTGCGCTTCGATCATGAGCAAGAAAATCGCCGAAGGAATCGACGCGCTGGTGCTCGACGTGAAGACCGGCTCCGGCGCCTTCATGAAGAAAGAATCCGACGCCGTGCACCTCGCCGAGCTGATGGTCGACACTGGCGTGCGAATGGGCAAACACATAGTCGCGCTCATCACCGACATGGATCAGCCGCTCGGCCGATACGTCGGCAATGCGCTTGAGGTGATCGAGTGCGTTGAAGTTCTGCACGGCGGCGGCCCAGCCGATCTGCGTGATCTCAGCTTTGAACTCTCCGCCTGGATGTTCTATCTGGGCGAAAAATCCCGTTCGGTAGAGGAAGGTCGCAAGCTTGCGCAGCAGATGATTGCCACCGGCGCAGCATTTAACAAGTTTCGCGAATTGACGACTTTACAGGGCGGGAATGCGGATGCGCTGCGCGACACCAAGAAGTTGCCCGAGGCGCGAAATCGTCGTGAGGTTCGCAGTCGCGGCGCAGGTTACGTACAGTCGATCAACTGCGAGCAAGTCGGCATTGCCAGCCTCGTGCTCGGCGGCGGACGCGAGAAGAAAGAAGATTCCATCGATCCCGCAGTCGGAGTCGTGCTGCATAAGAAAGTCAGTGATGCCATCGGCAATAACGAGCCGATCTGCACGTTGCATTACAACTCCGATGCACGGCTTGCCGACGCTGAATCATTGATTCATTCGGCGTACCGGATTGGGAATGAGAAGGCTGCGGCACCGGGCAAATTAATTCGACGCGTGATCGAAGGAAAGAAGACATAAAACCAAGAGCGAACACGAAGGTCACGAGGGTAAACACAGGAGGTCACGGAAAAGTCTTTGTGACCTCTCTGTGTTGTCTTCGTGACCTTCGTGTTCGCCTTTCCAAGGTAAAACATGATTAGACTCACCGGCCTGATTGGCATCGTCGGCATCGTTGGACTGGCGTATCTTTTCTCCACCAACCGCAAAGCCGTTCGTCTGCGCACCATCGCCTGGGGCCTTGGACTCCAGCTCGTTTTCGCAGTGATTGTGCTGCGTTGGACCTTCGGCCAGCGCATCATGAGCGCCGCCGGGGACGGCGTCACCAAGCTACTCGGATACTCCGCCGCCGGCGCCCAGTTCGTGTTTGGAGCGCTAGGCATACCCGCTCCGCCGGTTGGATTCGTCTTTGCTTTCCAAGTTCTGCCGACGATCATCTTCATCTCGGCATTCTTTGCGCTCTTGTATTACATCGGCCTCATGCAACTCATCATTCGCTTCTTCGCCTGGCTGATGAAGCTGACCATGGGCGTGAGCGGCGTGGAATCGCTCAATGTCGCGGCATCGATCTTCATGGGTCAGACCGAGGCCCCGCTCACCATCCGCCCATTTCTCCCCGAGTGCACGCGGTCGGAGCTGATGACGATCATGACCGCCGGCATGGCGCACGTTTCGGGCGGGATCATGGCGGCATATATCGCATTCGGCGTCGAAGCCAAACATTTGCTCGCTGCCGTCATCATGACTGCTCCGGGAACGATTCTGATGGCCAAACTTCTCGTTCCCGAAACGGAAATGCCGAAAACGCAAGGCAAGGTCGAGATGTCGGAAGAAGACATGCACAAGGACGAT includes:
- a CDS encoding tetratricopeptide repeat protein; translation: MRRNLRLILDMGAVCAFSLTTLGIVTHPVVSEHESRSPATAAQQITFNRDIAPIIFANCSVCHRPGEAGPFPLLNYEQVKKHARQIATVTASKYMPPWLPEPGPYKFADERSLTSAQILTIRKWVDGGELEGNSADLPPQPKFASDWQIGKPDMVVSADRAFALPASGTDQYWNFILRVPISETHWLRAVEIRPGDKRIVHHANILVDRMEAARQMEHEGGAGFAGMDLRIESEAFDPDSHFLFWKPGTVPYVYPEGMSLRLDKGTDLVLNTHLQPSGKPEMVQPSVALYFTDKPATLHPMLLQMENDAALDIPPGAKRFLVGDDFKLPIDADLLAIYPHAHYLGKDLDAFAIFPNGTRKDLIHIKQWNLNWQAVYRYERPVALPKGTTISMRYVYDNSEDNIANPNHPPQRVTAGNRSSDEMAHLWLQVLPHKQAGNSEDPRRLLQEALARHDLDKNPANFEARYNLAALLQARGNVAEALPQYAKALQIRPEDALANNAYAGALMSAGRLDEAIQRLMTALKSRPSYFDAHYNLGNVLAMRGDFPHAVAQFRAAVEINPEDANAQTNLGSALAQVGQLSEAKLHFERALEINPNHHLARENLQELQQEMSSH
- a CDS encoding CRTAC1 family protein is translated as MQSFAAIVLGFCLLLGQFSPAQNTNLSVPGPTQAAKPQVADFEDVAEKAGLKFEIVSGDKNTKKYIIETTGSGVAIFDYDNDGWPDIFIVNGTTLDAQPGTPAPTNHLFHNNHDGTFTDVTDKAGLRSSGWGQGVCAGDYDNDGFDDLYVTYYGKNRLYHNEGNGTFKETAEAAGVSGNGKQWGTGCAFVDYDRDGQLDLMVSNYVDFDLANTPAPGQGTSCMWKGVPVMCGPRGLKSAPNVLYHNLGNGKFEDVSKKAGIEKTTGHYSFSVSTLDFDNDGWPDIYVACDSTPSILYRNNHDGTFTDVAVVAGAAFNEDGREQAGMGSTVADYDGDGRLDIFKTNFSDDSSTLYHNNGDGTFTDATYASGIGLHTQYLGWGTMFLDFDNDGWPDLLLVNGHVYPEVDQFKLGSEYREPRILYHNSGKGTFDDVSDRAGPAIPRRASGRGLAIGDLWNNGKISAVIVNIGDAPSLLVNQMSYPNHWIAIKTIGTKSNRDGIGARITVKAGGRAFVDEVRSGSSYSSSNDMRVHFGLGSAAKIDSLEIRWPSGLVETFDAKADAINTVKEGSGTAVVTKNPAASKSTPARSRISSRSTVRK
- a CDS encoding ABC transporter permease → MDKLLQELRYAFRQLRKSPAFTTTAVLTLAFGIGANVAVFSVMNAVLLNPSGLHNPQGLVALRARYTLGGLSNISISAPDFQDSLEGRKVFSSAAIMMPGSFNYTGSDSQPIRLQAARVSWQWFDVFQVKPYLGRNFRLEDDQPNANYSVVLSYQTWKKRFGGDPNIVGRKLQLNQQSYEVIGVMGPEFGWPNDAEFWTPLAMPPGRFFDPNDRFNENLFGIARLRPGVTVNEANAYLNTRAQEEIEREGANSFARRAGWGMFSMPLIDYVAGDLRQPLYLLLGAVALVLLIASLNIAGLQLARASDRERENSIRVALGAPSGRLIAQAFLESFLLACGGLVLGVFLAETVIPLLLLLAPENLVRNIQVHLETPVLLFVAAVAIIAVLLCGSAPAWQMTRFKWVQALRDNGRSDTGNRARQRLRSALVVCEIAVAMLLLVSAGLLVTSLRKVEQVETGFDPQGLISARVSLPRSVYGTDEKQAAFYTALFDQIKNIPGVTDAAIADSLPFTNEGGSASFQIEGRPTGPGDPGPHAIIRAVSADYFRTLRIPVIRGREFTTEDRPTTQKVVIIDETLAKQYFPNQDPLGQHLNFGSKDSYTIVGLVKHARVSSLDSDTSEGINYLNLAQSPDTSASVVVRTQLSHPEQLTGAIANAVHAVDPNQPIYEPQTMEEWVDSSLVSRRFLVILLSSFAALSLFLAVLGLYGVVTYMVRMRVREIGVRMALGAQRSDVLTMVVRSGVQLALIGSLIGIFVTFVAGRALSTMLYQVSLYNPGTLLSTSVLLAFVVLIASYLPARRAANLNPMETLRDN
- a CDS encoding ABC transporter ATP-binding protein, whose protein sequence is MQGQKESSPSRPISPRRLTIRTLLRPHLGTLSFGLLAVIGESAANLLEPWPIKIVLDNVFDSKKSKDLSGWLEHLVHSLAGTDKLVILKFACLAVLGIALLDAVCSYAEKYITTSVGQWVTHDLRRALYSHLQRLSLAYHDQKRTGDLISTVTSDIDSIQSFITSGLLGVLINLITLVGMIGVMLYMNWRFTLIALSVAPFLFVVVYTYTRRIKKAAREVRKKESEIVSIIEEVLGSIRVVKAFSREDYEVRRLDEESLEGVEIALRARSLKAKLAPIVQIIVAVGTCLVLWFGGRLEVTSGTLVVFIMYLAKMYKPMQELSKMTDSYSKALVGYERIQEVLETDKEVKDLPKSKPAPRLKGKIEFNRVSFSYSPESPILEDVSFKIEPGQVAAFVGPTGAGKTTIISLIPRFYDPSSGTVRIDGIDIRNFRQRSLRQQISFVLQETVLFHGPIWQNIAYGKPEARRDEIIGAAELANATEFIERMPEGFNTIVGERGMTLSGGQRQRIAIARALIRNTPILILDEPTSGLDAGAEKLVVEALERLMRGKTVITIAHRLSTIRAADVIFVIKDGRIVEQGTHDQLVSSGGLYAEMERLQIGDGERSETLDDALEYHTGSQDR